ACCTTGCCAGGGCCGCACTCGGCGACACGAGTGACGCCCTTCGCAGCCAGTGCCTGCACGCAACCGTTCCACTGTACCGGCAGATAGAGCTGGCGGACGAGCGCTTCGCGGATGGCGTCCACACTTTCGTGGATTCCGGCGTCGACGTTCTGCACCACCGGCAGCTTCGGCATGTGCCATGCCATTCCGGCCATCGCTTCGGCCAGGCGGTTGGCGGCTTCACGCATCAGCGGCGTGTGCGAAGGAACGCTGACGGCAAGCTTGACCATCTTGCGCACGCCGCGCTCACCGAGCACGGCCATGGCCCTGTCGACGGCATCGGCGTGGCCGCCGATGACGATCTGGCCGGGCGAGTTGTAATTGGCGGGAACGACCACGCTCGTGCCCGAGACGCCCTCGCAGACTTCCTGCACCAGCGCATCCTCGGCGCCGAGCACGGCGGCCATGGCGCCGGTGCCGGCCGGGGCTGCTTCCTGCATCAGCTGACCGCGCAGGCGCACCAGATGCGCGGCGTCCTTGAGCGACAGCGCGCCGGCGGCGACCAGGGCGGTGTACTCACCCAGGCTGTGACCGGAAAGCAGGGCCGGCGTGGCACC
Above is a genomic segment from Lysobacter sp. S4-A87 containing:
- the fabD gene encoding ACP S-malonyltransferase; its protein translation is MTVSPHTDSTLAFVFPGQGSQSLGMLAELGELHPIIRESFADASDGAGVDLWALSQGGPEEMLNRTEYTQPALLAAGVAVWRLWQQRGGATPALLSGHSLGEYTALVAAGALSLKDAAHLVRLRGQLMQEAAPAGTGAMAAVLGAEDALVQEVCEGVSGTSVVVPANYNSPGQIVIGGHADAVDRAMAVLGERGVRKMVKLAVSVPSHTPLMREAANRLAEAMAGMAWHMPKLPVVQNVDAGIHESVDAIREALVRQLYLPVQWNGCVQALAAKGVTRVAECGPGKVLAGLVKRIDKSLDGRAIGTPGEFETAIEEWNKA